GGCGTCATGCCGAGCGAGAAGGCGCTCACCGAGATGGGCAAGTACAACGAGGAGCTCGTCAAGGCAGGCATCATGCTCGCGGGCGATGGCCTTCACCCGAGCGTGAAGGGCAAGCGCATCCAGTTCTCGGGGAACAAGCGCACCGTCGTTGACGGCCCCTTCGCCGAGACCAAGGAGCTCGTCGCCGGCTTCTGGGTGTGGCAGGTCCGGTCGATGGAAGAGGCTGTCGAGTGGGCGCGTCGCTGCCCCGACCCGATGCCGGGCGAGGAGGCCGTGCTCGAGCTCCGCCCCATCTTCGAGGCGAGCGACTTCGGGGATGCGCTCACCCCCGAGCTCCGCGCGCAGGAGGACCGTCTCCGCAGCGAGGTCGAGAGCCAGCAGCGCAAGGCGTAGCGCCCTTCCGCCCCGTTGACGCTCAGCCTCCTCCGTCGCCCGGAGCCGTGACGCCCGGGTGTTACACTCTCGGGCGACTCGAGGAGGGAGCATGCGCAAGGGGATGACGGTGGCCGTTGCCGTGCTGGCCATCGCGCTCGGGCTGGGAGCCCTCCTGAGCCGGAAGCAGGAGCCCTCCAGCAGGCCGGAGCGCCCGTCCCGGAGCGCCACCCGGACGGGCACGGGCTTCATCCTCCCCCCTGCCGTGCCGCTCCCGGACGGAAACCTGCGCATCCGCGGCGTCCTGCTCGGAGACGGCGGTCCGCTCGCCGGAGTGCGCCTCTCCGCCACGCGGCCCGAGGCAGGACACACGCTGTCCGAGCTGTCCTGCGGCGACGTGCTCCAGCGACCGGAATGGAAGGAACCCCTCCAGAAGTGCCTGAGCAAGGCCGCCGGCCCCCTGCTGGAGTTCGTCATCGCCCGCGAGGGGGAAGCCCCCGTGTACGCCGAGACTGTCACGGAGAGCGACGGCACCTTCACCCTCGAGGGACTGCCCCCGGGGAGCTTCGCGCTCTGGGCGATGGATGCGCGCGGCGCGGGCATGTGGCCGGAGGTGCCGGCCGGAACGGAGGGCCTCACGCGGGTGCTCGGCGCGGGCGTCACGGTGGAGGGCCGCGTCTCCAGCGAGGACGGCGCGCCCCTGGCCGGCGTCCAGGTGACGGCGGTGCACACCGGCCACACCCGCTTCTTCGACACGGAGACGGGAGCGGACGGCCGCTACCGGCTCGGCCCGCTGCCGCTGGCGGAGTACCGCACCGCCTTCTCGAAGGAGGGCTGGCTCCCGCAGCTCGGCAAGGGCGCCGAGCACGAGCAGGTGACGCTCCATCGTCCCCGGCGCCTCGTGGGCCGCGTCCTGGGCGAAGGCCGTCCGGCGCCGGGCGTGCGCGTCCAGGCCGAGCGCCTGGGCAAGCCGACGGGCGACGACCGGCAGGACTCCACGCTGGAGCAGGTGGCCACCACGGACGCGGAGGGGCGCTTCACCTTCGAGGCGCTGGGCACTGCCGCGTACCGGCTCTCGGCCACGCTGGGCGACAGGCATGCCTTCGCGCAGGTGGAGCAGGACGCGCTCCCCTCCGAGGTCATCCTGGAGCTGGGCAGCGCACTGCGCGTCGAGGGCACGGTGCGTGATGCCGCCGGCACCCCCGTCCCGGGCGCGCGGGTGTACGCCACGCAGCACGAGGCGCTCACCGACGCCGCGGGCCACTACGCGCTGGGCCCCATGGAGCCCGGCAGACATCGCGTCCGGGTCTCCGTGCCCCGGTACCTCTTTGCCTCCGAGGTCGTGGAGTCCGGGCCAGGGAACGCGCGCGTGGACTTCACGCTCGAGTCCTCCGTCCCCATCGAAGGCGTGGTGGTGGACGGCGAGGGCCATCCGGTGGCCGGCGTCGCCCTCGAGCTGAAGCAATACTTCGAGGACGGCGATGGAGAGACCTACAGCGTGGGCTTCGGCTTCTCGGACGAGGAGGGCCACTTCGTGCTGGAGGCCCCCGCGCCGGGCGAATTCTCGCTGGAGGTCACCGCCAAGGAGCGCCGCGTCCGCGAGCACCTCTTCGTCACCGCTCCCTCCAAGGACGTCCGGGTGGTGCTGCCGCGCAAGGCCCGCGTGTCGGGGACGCTCACCGATGAGCACGGTGTCCCCTTCCCCGGGGCCACGGTGGCGCTGTGGCGCGCGGAGGGAGCGGCCGCGGCCGAGGGCGAGGACCTGAGGGCGCTGTGGCGCGCGGAGGGAGCGACCGGGGCAGAGGACGAGGACCTGACGGATGCTCGCGGGCACTTCTCCCTCTGGGGCCTGGAGCCGGGCCGCTTCGTGCTGGAGGCGACGCATGTGTCGGGCGGCGTGGAGCGCTCCACGTCCCGGCCCGTCGAGCTGCGAGAGAACGAGGCGCTGGAGGTGTCCCTGCGCCTGGAGTCGGGCTGGACGCTCACGGGGCTCGCGGTGGACGCGCAGGGCCAGCCGGTGTCCGGGGTGCAGATCTTCCCGCTGCCGCCCCAGCATGCCGAGCCCACGTGGCGGCGTGCGGCTGAGACAGTGGGGCTCCCGCCCTCCGCCCTCACCGGGACGGACGGCCGCTTCACGCTGCGGCACCTCGCGGGCGACGAGGTCTGGCTGGAGGTCCGCGCGGACGACCATCGCTTCGTGGCCGCCCGCTCCACGGGAGGTCAGCCACAGCTGCAGCGGCTCCACGTGCTCGCGGGAGGCGGGGAGGTGCGCCTCTTCCTGGAGCGACTGGGCCACATCCACGGCCGGCTCACCGGGCCGGACGGTGCCCCCATCACCCGCTTCCGCCTGAACGGGAAGGACCTGGCGGACCCGCGCGGAGCCTTCTCCCGTCCCGTCGAGACATCGGGCACCTGGCGCATGGAGCTGTCCGCGAAGGGAATGGCCCCGGTGCTGCGCGAGGTGGAGGTGAGCGCGGGCATGGACGTGGACCTGGGTGAAATCCGCATAAGCCCGGGCCGCCGGGTGCAGGGCCGGGTGCTGGACGCGACGACATCCGAGCCCGTCGTGGGCGCCAGCGTCCTCGCCACCCCCGCGAGAATCGCCACCCTCCCCATCGAGAACCACCGGGACGTCGTGCGCACGGATGCCAGCGGGGCCTTCACCCTGCCCCACGTGGAGGCCGGGCCGCTCCCGCTCTTCGTGGAGGCGGACGGCTACCGTCCCGGGCGCATCGAGCTGGGGACGGACGCCGCGGAGGACCTCACGGTGCTCCTCGTGCAGGGCGCCCGCGTGGAGTTCTCGATTCAGGATGCCCAGGGCAAGCCGATGACGGCCCACGTCTACCTGGACCGGCAGGGAGAACTCCTCACGGCGCGCCCCTACGCGGTCCCCGGAGGCTCGGGAGTGGTGCAGGACGTGGAGCCCGGCGACTACCGGGTGCTCGCCTTCGTGCCCGGCCCCCGCCGGGGCTCCGTCGTCTTCGAGCCCCGGCACGTCCAGGTCCCCGCCCAGGGAGCCGTGCGCGTCGACCTGACGGCGCGGC
This DNA window, taken from Pyxidicoccus xibeiensis, encodes the following:
- a CDS encoding carboxypeptidase regulatory-like domain-containing protein, with the translated sequence MRKGMTVAVAVLAIALGLGALLSRKQEPSSRPERPSRSATRTGTGFILPPAVPLPDGNLRIRGVLLGDGGPLAGVRLSATRPEAGHTLSELSCGDVLQRPEWKEPLQKCLSKAAGPLLEFVIAREGEAPVYAETVTESDGTFTLEGLPPGSFALWAMDARGAGMWPEVPAGTEGLTRVLGAGVTVEGRVSSEDGAPLAGVQVTAVHTGHTRFFDTETGADGRYRLGPLPLAEYRTAFSKEGWLPQLGKGAEHEQVTLHRPRRLVGRVLGEGRPAPGVRVQAERLGKPTGDDRQDSTLEQVATTDAEGRFTFEALGTAAYRLSATLGDRHAFAQVEQDALPSEVILELGSALRVEGTVRDAAGTPVPGARVYATQHEALTDAAGHYALGPMEPGRHRVRVSVPRYLFASEVVESGPGNARVDFTLESSVPIEGVVVDGEGHPVAGVALELKQYFEDGDGETYSVGFGFSDEEGHFVLEAPAPGEFSLEVTAKERRVREHLFVTAPSKDVRVVLPRKARVSGTLTDEHGVPFPGATVALWRAEGAAAAEGEDLRALWRAEGATGAEDEDLTDARGHFSLWGLEPGRFVLEATHVSGGVERSTSRPVELRENEALEVSLRLESGWTLTGLAVDAQGQPVSGVQIFPLPPQHAEPTWRRAAETVGLPPSALTGTDGRFTLRHLAGDEVWLEVRADDHRFVAARSTGGQPQLQRLHVLAGGGEVRLFLERLGHIHGRLTGPDGAPITRFRLNGKDLADPRGAFSRPVETSGTWRMELSAKGMAPVLREVEVSAGMDVDLGEIRISPGRRVQGRVLDATTSEPVVGASVLATPARIATLPIENHRDVVRTDASGAFTLPHVEAGPLPLFVEADGYRPGRIELGTDAAEDLTVLLVQGARVEFSIQDAQGKPMTAHVYLDRQGELLTARPYAVPGGSGVVQDVEPGDYRVLAFVPGPRRGSVVFEPRHVQVPAQGAVRVDLTARRTGATLELRVDDSVGFAVLYPGVAPPPRLFRDFPPVEARSFPYEGALPGDVTFRNLPPGRATLFLVERSLQGVHREELDVPAGGTLVRDVTPAWTPFVFGGF
- a CDS encoding YciI family protein, coding for MRVMVIVKATKNSEAGVMPSEKALTEMGKYNEELVKAGIMLAGDGLHPSVKGKRIQFSGNKRTVVDGPFAETKELVAGFWVWQVRSMEEAVEWARRCPDPMPGEEAVLELRPIFEASDFGDALTPELRAQEDRLRSEVESQQRKA